Genomic DNA from Thermotoga petrophila RKU-1:
GGAAGCTCTTCCAGAAGAGAGAAGAAAAACGGCCAGGATCTCAACGGAAAACTTCGGTACCATCATCTTGACAGACAGTCTGAAAAGGGCCTTTGAGATCTCCAACCTCATCGCTCCCGAACATCTGGAAGTCCTCGTGGAAAAGCCGTTTGAATCGCTGGGATATATAAAGAACGCGGGATCTGTTTTCCTTGGAAAGTACACCTGTGAGTCTGTGGGAGACTACGGTGCGGGACCGAACCACGTCCTTCCCACCTTCAGATCCGCGAGATTCTCCTCCGGACTCAGAGTTTCCGATTTCACGAAGAAGATATTCATCACGTATCTCTCCGAAGAAGATTTCAAAAGAAAGGGCGAGCTTTACTCGAAGATGGCACGTTGGGAAGGTTTTGAAGCCCACGCTCGGGCAATAGACGTCAGGAGGGGAAAACTGTGAATCCTCTCGATTTGATAGCAAGGAGGGCGTATCCGTACGAAACCGAAAAGAGAGACAGAACCTACCTCGCGCTGAACGAAAATCCCTTCCCCTTTCCAGAGGATCTCGTGGATGAAGTGTTTCGACGATTGAACAGCGACACCCTGAAGATCTACTACGACTCCCCCGATGAAGAATTAATAGAAAAGATACTCTCATACCTCAACACCGATTTCCTCTCGAAAAGCAACGTCTCTGTGGGAAACGGAGCGGACGAGATCATCTACGTGATGATGCTCATGTTCGACCGTTCCGTCTTTTTTCCTCCGACCTACAGTTGCTACAGGATCTTTGCGAAGGCAGTTGGAGCGAAATTCTTGGAGGTGCCGCTCACGAAGGATCTGAGGATACCTGAGGTGAACGTGGGAGAGGGAGACGTTGTTTTCATTCCGAACCCGAACAATCCAACGGGCCACGTCTTCGAAAGAGAGGAAATCGAAAGAATCCTGAAAACGGGTGCCTTCGTCGCACTGGATGAAGCCTACTACGAATTCCATGGAGAGAGTTACGTGGATCTTCTGAAAAAATACGAGAACCTCGCCGTGATCAGGACCTTCTCGAAAGCGTTTTCTCTGGCAGCGCAGCGTATCGGATACGTTGTATCCTCAGAAAAGTTCATTGACGCTTACAACAGGATGAGACTTCCTTTCAACGTGAGCTACGTTTCCCAGATGTTCGCGAAGGTGGCTCTCGATCACAGAGAGATCTTTGAGGAGAGAACGAAGTTCATCGTGGAAGAACGCGAGAGAATGAAGAGTATCCTCAGAAAAATGGGATACCGAATCACCGATTCCAGAGGAAACTTCGTGTTCATATTCATGGAAAAGGAAGAAAAAGAAAGACTTCTCGAACACCTCCGGGCAAAGAACATTGCTGTTCGTAGTTTCAGGGAAGGTGTTAGAATCACAATCGGAAAGCGCGAGGAGAACGATATGATCCTGAAAGAACTGGAGGTGTTCAAATGACGGTAGAAAGATTGGAAAACGGCGTGATCGTTCAGAGAAACACCAACGAGATCGAGATCTCTATAACACTCGACACGGTACACGGAAAACTCGAAGGGAGTACTGGTGTGAACTTCTTCGATCACCTT
This window encodes:
- the hisC gene encoding histidinol-phosphate transaminase; amino-acid sequence: MNPLDLIARRAYPYETEKRDRTYLALNENPFPFPEDLVDEVFRRLNSDTLKIYYDSPDEELIEKILSYLNTDFLSKSNVSVGNGADEIIYVMMLMFDRSVFFPPTYSCYRIFAKAVGAKFLEVPLTKDLRIPEVNVGEGDVVFIPNPNNPTGHVFEREEIERILKTGAFVALDEAYYEFHGESYVDLLKKYENLAVIRTFSKAFSLAAQRIGYVVSSEKFIDAYNRMRLPFNVSYVSQMFAKVALDHREIFEERTKFIVEERERMKSILRKMGYRITDSRGNFVFIFMEKEEKERLLEHLRAKNIAVRSFREGVRITIGKREENDMILKELEVFK